Proteins encoded in a region of the Candidatus Rokuibacteriota bacterium genome:
- a CDS encoding NifU family protein, whose amino-acid sequence VYIRMSGGCQGCGMADVTLKQGIERLIFEEAPEVTEILDVTDHAAGANPYYTPGKA is encoded by the coding sequence GTGTACATCCGGATGAGCGGCGGCTGCCAGGGGTGCGGCATGGCCGACGTCACGCTGAAGCAGGGAATCGAACGGCTGATCTTCGAGGAGGCCCCCGAGGTCACCGAGATCCTCGACGTGACCGACCACGCGGCCGGCGCGAACCCCTACTACACTCCCGGCAAGGCGTAG